Proteins encoded within one genomic window of Vicia villosa cultivar HV-30 ecotype Madison, WI unplaced genomic scaffold, Vvil1.0 ctg.002857F_1_1, whole genome shotgun sequence:
- the LOC131639908 gene encoding fatty acyl-CoA reductase 2, chloroplastic-like isoform X2 has translation MGILSISHSSSFLPKLIKMPANNDWRKTTTTTTNVVVFCHQDIVAKDMVPYGGGPTSTPLIGLDEGIGIVKFLRGKKFFVTGATGFLAKVLIEKILRTEPDVGKMYLLIKAKNKEAAMERLQKEIIDTELFRCLKQIHGKSYQSFMLSKLVPVVGDICETNLGLDDDLSHVIADEVDVIVNSAANTTFDERYDTAININTRGPCRLMAIAKKCKKLKLFLHVSTAYVNGLRQGRIMERPFSIGDCIAREKHISGVPPNYLPTLDIENEINLVLKNKGNIEDNELAQKMREMGLERARRFGWQDTYVFTKAMGEMMIDKLRDDIPVVVIRPSVIESTLSEPFPGWMEGNRMMDPIVLCYGKGQLTGFLVDPNGVLDMVPADMVVNSTLAAMAKHGTTRKRDINVYQIASSVVNPFVFQDLTRFLYEYYTTSPCIDSKGNSIQVTPMKCFSSSEEFSGHLSGYLSGLTAMASSKGKMSQKLENIYRKSVEQIKHLAKIYEPYAFYGGRFDNSNTQRLMEIMSEEEKREFGFNIKGIDWKDYITNIHVPGLRRYVLKGRGMRNQ, from the exons ATGGGAATCTTGTCCATAAGTCATTCCTCAAGTTTTCTCCCTAAACTCATTAAAATGCCTGCAAACAATGATTggagaaaaacaacaacaacaacaacaaatgttGTTGTTTTCtgtcaccaag ATATTGTGGCTAAGGATATGGTTCCTTATGGTGGTGGACCAACTTCAACTCCTTTAATTGGACTTGATGAAGGAATTGGCATTGTTAAGTTTCTTAGAGGGAAGAAGTTTTTTGTTACTGGTGCAACTGGTTTTCTAGCAAAGG TTCTTATTGAGAAGATTCTAAGGACAGAACCTGATGTGGGAAAAATGTATCTCTTGATCAAGGCAAAGAATAAGGAAGCTGCAATGGAGAGATTACAGAAAGAA ATCATAGACACAgaacttttcagatgccttaaaCAAATCCATGGAAAATCATACCAATCCTTTATGTTGAGCAAGCTGGTTCCTGTTGTAGGAGATATTTGTGAAACTAATCTTGGACTTGATGATGATTTATCTCATGTTATTGCTGATGAAGTTGATGTTATTGTCAATTCTGCAGCTAATACTACTTTTGATGAAAG ATATGATACTGCTATCAACATAAACACTCGAGGGCCGTGTCGCCTTATGGCGATCGCGAAAAAATGCAAGAAGCTTAAGCTCTTTCTTCATGTTTCAACAG CTTATGTGAATGGACTAAGGCAAGGTAGAATAATGGAAAGACCATTTAGCATTGGTGATTGCATTGCAAGAGAGAAACATATATCTGGTGTTCCACCAAATTACCTTCCTACATTGGACATTGAAAATGAAATAAATCTTGTTTTAAAGAACAAAGGTAACATTGAAGACAATGAACTAGCTCAAAAGATGAGGGAGATGGGTCTAGAGAG AGCTAGAAGGTTTGGATGGCAAGATACTTATGTGTTTACAAAGGCGATGGGAGAAATGATGATCGACAAACTGAGGGATGATATTCCGGTCGTTGTAATTAGACCAAGTGTTATTGAGAGCACTTTGAGTGAACCATTTCCTGGGTGGATGGAAGGAAATAG GATGATGGATCCAATAGTTCTTTGCTATGGTAAAGGACAGTTAACAGGTTTCTTGGTTGATCCTAATGGAGTCCTTGATATG GTTCCAGCTGACATGGTTGTTAATTCAACCTTAGCAGCAATGGCAAAACATGGAACGACACGAAAAAGAGATATCAATGTGTACCAAATTGCTTCATCTGTGGTTAACCCTTTTGTCTTTCAAGACCTTACAAGGTTTCTCTATGAGTATTACACCACATCACCATGCATTGACTCAAAGGGTAACTCAATTCAAGTTACACCTATGAAGTGTTTTAGCTCCTCAGAAGAATTCTCTGGTCATTTAAGTGGTTACCTAAGTGGCCTTACAGCTATGGCTTCCTCCAAGGGAAAGATGtctcaaaaacttgaaaacatttATAGAAAATCAGTTGAGCAAATAAAGCACTTGGCTAAAATTTATGAACCATATGCATTTTATGGTGGAAG GTTTGACAATAGTAATACACAAAGATTGATGGAAATCATGTCTGAAGAAGAAAAGAGAGAGTTTGGCTTTAATATAAAGGGCATAGATTGGAAAGATTATATCACAAATATTCATGTACCAGGTTTAAGGAGATATGTCTTGAAGGGGAGAGGAATGAGAAATCAGTGA
- the LOC131639908 gene encoding fatty acyl-CoA reductase 2, chloroplastic-like isoform X1, with the protein MGILSISHSSSFLPKLIKMPANNDWRKTTTTTTNVVVFCHQGGGNVIKSSNLSSVKTLIDAGSLALSQNADIVAKDMVPYGGGPTSTPLIGLDEGIGIVKFLRGKKFFVTGATGFLAKVLIEKILRTEPDVGKMYLLIKAKNKEAAMERLQKEIIDTELFRCLKQIHGKSYQSFMLSKLVPVVGDICETNLGLDDDLSHVIADEVDVIVNSAANTTFDERYDTAININTRGPCRLMAIAKKCKKLKLFLHVSTAYVNGLRQGRIMERPFSIGDCIAREKHISGVPPNYLPTLDIENEINLVLKNKGNIEDNELAQKMREMGLERARRFGWQDTYVFTKAMGEMMIDKLRDDIPVVVIRPSVIESTLSEPFPGWMEGNRMMDPIVLCYGKGQLTGFLVDPNGVLDMVPADMVVNSTLAAMAKHGTTRKRDINVYQIASSVVNPFVFQDLTRFLYEYYTTSPCIDSKGNSIQVTPMKCFSSSEEFSGHLSGYLSGLTAMASSKGKMSQKLENIYRKSVEQIKHLAKIYEPYAFYGGRFDNSNTQRLMEIMSEEEKREFGFNIKGIDWKDYITNIHVPGLRRYVLKGRGMRNQ; encoded by the exons ATGGGAATCTTGTCCATAAGTCATTCCTCAAGTTTTCTCCCTAAACTCATTAAAATGCCTGCAAACAATGATTggagaaaaacaacaacaacaacaacaaatgttGTTGTTTTCtgtcaccaaggtggtggaaatGTGATCAAATCTTCTAATTTGTCTTCTGTTAAAACATTAATCGATGCTGGAAGTTTGGCTTTGTCACAAAATGCAGATATTGTGGCTAAGGATATGGTTCCTTATGGTGGTGGACCAACTTCAACTCCTTTAATTGGACTTGATGAAGGAATTGGCATTGTTAAGTTTCTTAGAGGGAAGAAGTTTTTTGTTACTGGTGCAACTGGTTTTCTAGCAAAGG TTCTTATTGAGAAGATTCTAAGGACAGAACCTGATGTGGGAAAAATGTATCTCTTGATCAAGGCAAAGAATAAGGAAGCTGCAATGGAGAGATTACAGAAAGAA ATCATAGACACAgaacttttcagatgccttaaaCAAATCCATGGAAAATCATACCAATCCTTTATGTTGAGCAAGCTGGTTCCTGTTGTAGGAGATATTTGTGAAACTAATCTTGGACTTGATGATGATTTATCTCATGTTATTGCTGATGAAGTTGATGTTATTGTCAATTCTGCAGCTAATACTACTTTTGATGAAAG ATATGATACTGCTATCAACATAAACACTCGAGGGCCGTGTCGCCTTATGGCGATCGCGAAAAAATGCAAGAAGCTTAAGCTCTTTCTTCATGTTTCAACAG CTTATGTGAATGGACTAAGGCAAGGTAGAATAATGGAAAGACCATTTAGCATTGGTGATTGCATTGCAAGAGAGAAACATATATCTGGTGTTCCACCAAATTACCTTCCTACATTGGACATTGAAAATGAAATAAATCTTGTTTTAAAGAACAAAGGTAACATTGAAGACAATGAACTAGCTCAAAAGATGAGGGAGATGGGTCTAGAGAG AGCTAGAAGGTTTGGATGGCAAGATACTTATGTGTTTACAAAGGCGATGGGAGAAATGATGATCGACAAACTGAGGGATGATATTCCGGTCGTTGTAATTAGACCAAGTGTTATTGAGAGCACTTTGAGTGAACCATTTCCTGGGTGGATGGAAGGAAATAG GATGATGGATCCAATAGTTCTTTGCTATGGTAAAGGACAGTTAACAGGTTTCTTGGTTGATCCTAATGGAGTCCTTGATATG GTTCCAGCTGACATGGTTGTTAATTCAACCTTAGCAGCAATGGCAAAACATGGAACGACACGAAAAAGAGATATCAATGTGTACCAAATTGCTTCATCTGTGGTTAACCCTTTTGTCTTTCAAGACCTTACAAGGTTTCTCTATGAGTATTACACCACATCACCATGCATTGACTCAAAGGGTAACTCAATTCAAGTTACACCTATGAAGTGTTTTAGCTCCTCAGAAGAATTCTCTGGTCATTTAAGTGGTTACCTAAGTGGCCTTACAGCTATGGCTTCCTCCAAGGGAAAGATGtctcaaaaacttgaaaacatttATAGAAAATCAGTTGAGCAAATAAAGCACTTGGCTAAAATTTATGAACCATATGCATTTTATGGTGGAAG GTTTGACAATAGTAATACACAAAGATTGATGGAAATCATGTCTGAAGAAGAAAAGAGAGAGTTTGGCTTTAATATAAAGGGCATAGATTGGAAAGATTATATCACAAATATTCATGTACCAGGTTTAAGGAGATATGTCTTGAAGGGGAGAGGAATGAGAAATCAGTGA